Proteins co-encoded in one Thermoflexus sp. genomic window:
- the gyrB gene encoding DNA topoisomerase (ATP-hydrolyzing) subunit B: MANETRKVARAAGSNGAAEAVAAYDASQIQVLEGLEAVRRRPGMYIGSTDIRGLHHLIYEVVDNAVDEALAGVCTHILVEILADGSVRVTDNGRGIPVDIHPQTGRPALEVVMTTLHAGGKFGGGSYKVATGLHGVGVSAVNALSEWLEAIVQRDGARFRQRYERGRPVTPVERVGKADPAHWYAHPRFPPADHGTIIHFKPDAEIFRGGIDYKFETLAQRFREMAFLTRGLTITLVDEREDREITFYFEGGIQSFVRYLNRNRQPLHPIWYVEKTVGDILVEVALQYTDAYNETVLAFANNVNTVDGGTHLTGFRSALTRTLNDYARKVGLLKDSDPNFTGEDVREGLTAVISVKLPEPQFESQTKSKLGNAEVKGAVESVVGEALARWLEENPREAKAIIQKCLTSARAREAARQARELVIRKSALESLTLPGKLADCSERDPEKAELFIVEGDSAGGSAKQARDRHFQAILPLRGKILNTERARLDKMLANEEIKALISAIGTGIGDQFDLSRLRYGKIIILADADVDGNHIRTLLLTFFFRHMTPLIENGHVYIAQPPLYRIEVKKTKEVFYAYSDAERDEIFARLRKRGIDPADERLVVTQRYKGLGEMNPEQLWETTMDPARRILLQVTIEDAAEADRVFDMLMGAAVEPRRRFIQAHAREVRNLDV; the protein is encoded by the coding sequence ATGGCGAATGAAACCCGAAAGGTCGCGCGAGCAGCGGGCTCCAATGGGGCGGCCGAGGCAGTCGCCGCCTATGATGCCAGCCAGATCCAGGTCCTGGAGGGACTGGAAGCGGTTCGCCGTCGCCCGGGCATGTATATCGGCTCAACGGACATCCGGGGCCTACATCATCTCATCTATGAGGTGGTGGATAACGCAGTGGATGAGGCCCTGGCGGGGGTCTGCACCCATATCCTGGTGGAGATCCTGGCCGACGGAAGCGTTCGGGTGACCGATAACGGGCGGGGCATCCCGGTGGATATCCATCCTCAGACCGGCCGTCCGGCCCTGGAGGTGGTGATGACCACCCTGCACGCCGGCGGGAAGTTCGGAGGAGGAAGCTATAAGGTGGCGACCGGCCTCCACGGCGTCGGCGTGAGCGCCGTCAACGCCCTCTCCGAATGGCTCGAGGCCATCGTCCAGCGAGATGGCGCGCGGTTTCGCCAGCGCTATGAGCGGGGCCGCCCGGTGACGCCGGTGGAGCGGGTTGGGAAAGCGGATCCCGCCCACTGGTATGCGCACCCCCGCTTCCCGCCCGCGGATCATGGGACCATCATCCATTTCAAGCCGGATGCGGAGATCTTCCGCGGGGGGATTGACTATAAGTTCGAGACCCTGGCCCAGCGCTTCCGGGAGATGGCCTTCCTAACCCGCGGGCTCACCATCACGCTGGTGGATGAGCGAGAGGATCGGGAGATCACGTTCTATTTTGAGGGCGGGATCCAGTCCTTTGTCCGCTACCTGAACCGCAACCGCCAGCCGCTCCATCCCATCTGGTATGTGGAAAAGACGGTGGGGGACATCCTGGTGGAGGTCGCCCTTCAATACACGGATGCCTACAATGAGACGGTCCTGGCCTTCGCCAACAACGTGAACACCGTGGATGGCGGGACCCATCTGACGGGGTTCCGATCGGCGCTCACCCGGACGTTAAACGACTACGCCCGGAAGGTCGGGCTCCTCAAGGATAGCGATCCCAACTTCACCGGGGAGGATGTGCGGGAGGGGCTCACGGCGGTCATCAGCGTCAAGCTCCCGGAGCCCCAGTTCGAGAGCCAGACCAAGAGCAAGCTGGGCAACGCGGAGGTGAAGGGGGCTGTGGAGTCGGTGGTCGGCGAGGCGCTGGCCCGCTGGCTGGAGGAGAATCCCCGGGAGGCCAAAGCGATCATCCAGAAATGCCTGACTTCCGCCCGCGCCCGGGAGGCGGCCCGCCAAGCTCGGGAGCTGGTCATTCGCAAGAGCGCGCTGGAGTCGCTGACCCTGCCCGGGAAGCTCGCCGATTGCTCGGAGCGCGACCCGGAGAAGGCGGAGCTGTTCATCGTGGAAGGGGATTCGGCGGGCGGATCGGCCAAGCAGGCCCGCGATCGCCATTTCCAGGCGATCCTGCCCCTGCGGGGGAAGATCCTCAACACGGAGCGGGCCCGGCTGGATAAGATGCTGGCCAATGAGGAGATCAAGGCGCTGATCTCCGCCATCGGCACCGGTATCGGGGATCAGTTCGATCTCTCCCGGCTGCGCTATGGCAAGATCATCATCCTGGCGGATGCCGATGTGGACGGGAACCATATCCGCACGCTGTTGTTGACGTTCTTCTTCCGACATATGACGCCGCTCATCGAGAACGGCCATGTCTACATCGCCCAGCCGCCCCTGTATCGGATTGAGGTCAAGAAAACGAAAGAAGTCTTCTACGCCTACTCCGATGCCGAGCGGGATGAGATCTTCGCCCGGCTGCGTAAGCGGGGGATCGACCCGGCCGATGAGCGGCTGGTGGTGACCCAGCGCTATAAGGGGCTCGGG